CTGCTCGCCGCACCTCACCGCCGAGATTGCCGCGCTCAAGCGGGTAAAGGTTGTCGTTTGTCTGGGGAAGATTGCCTTTGACGGTTATCTGGCCCACCTGGTTAATACCGGGGAGCTTGCAAGCAAGCGAGGCTTCGGCTTCGGCCACGGAGCAGAATACGTTTTGCCGGGCGGCGTGCATCTGATCACGAGCTACCATCCTTCGCTACGGAACACGCTTACAGGGAAACTGAACGCAGCGATGTTTTCAAAGATCTTTATCCGGGCAAGGGAACTGGCCCGGTTGGATTAGGTGGTGTCATCAAATCCTGTCGTCAAGAGTTTGATGACACGCTATCGCCGCATCGCAGTGACGGCGTGACGGGTAAGAGGCTTTTTCCGGTTGACGCGATGCCTGGGCGTCAGGGTCATGCTCTCTAAACTCGGAAGTTCAGCGGTTGATGCCGATTTTGCAACCTTCTCGCGCCCGCCGCGAAAGGCGAGCACTATTGGGAGCCCAATGAGCACGAGATACAGTCCAGCCTGAAAAACGTCTTGCATGGCTGCACTGTACGTCTAATTCCAGCAATGGAACTAGACCGTTCTGAGAAGGAGCACTCGTCTGGATATTGGCGAATCTGGTGCTGGTTTTATCGAGGGTTAGCTTTTCCCGCCGGCGCGGGCGGCAACAATAGCGGGGCCGATGAGCATAGCAACGAAAACTGCGCCGAGAATGAGGTCGTGCGTCATAATGGTGATCCTTTCGGAGGTGCAGTGCTGGGCTGCTTGCTCTGGGGCCCGAGGAGAGAATGATTAGAACAATCTAAGGATGTACTGTCATGGTACACACGGCCATTCCACCTTTTGGTCAGCGATGCCACAAAGGTGGATGGCCCAAAGGTGCTATTTCGGTAGTGGATCTCGAGAGCCGACCCTATTTTTCAGGAACCAACCTCTCCGAAGCTTCATCCATCACAGTAACCAGGGATATGACGTTCCCGTACTTGGCAAGAAAGGCAAATATTATGAACGCTAAGGGAATCTGGATCGCATTTGGAATCGGCGTCGCAGCCGGCGCGACTGTCGCGCTGCTGTATGCCCCACAGTCCGGCGAACGTACCCGCCGCCAATTGAGGAAGGGCATTGATGATGCCGGAGATTATCTTGAGGACGCCGCCGATTATCTGAAGGGGCGCGCCGATAAGGTTGCGAAGGAGTCGCAGAAGCTCTACAAGCGGACCCGTTCGCAGGTGGAAGATGCCATCGATACGGCAGGCGATGCCGTCAATGCGGCAGTCAAGTCTGTCCAGACACTGATGTAAAACCAATCCGTCTGATTGCAGGACCCCGGGTTCACACCGGGGTTTTGTTATTCCGGCGGACCGACAGTCACTACAAAGTAGGAAACCCGGGTCTTTCCCGCGTTCGCCACATAGTGACGATCTCCGGCGACGCATAGCCCTACATCTCCGGCGTTGAGCAGATGTGGAGTTCCGTTGATGTTCAGCTCGAGTGTGCCTTCGGTGATGAGCCAGATTTCGCTATGCAGATGGGTCCCCACTGCTTCGTGTTCTGATCCCGGTTCAATCGAGGTAAAGTGGCTCTCCAGCCGGATATTGCCGGCCTTCAGCAGCCCCTGGCTCAGGATCGGCCCGGAGGTTCGTCCGGCCTGAGGTGTCGGCTTCAGGGCGCCTCGCTTGTAGCCTCCGCTCACCAGTTCTTTCAGGTCGGCTGCTTCAGCGGTCTCCGTTATCGTCAGACCCGCCAGCAGCGCAGGCAGAAGCGTTCCAAATTCGCGTCGATTCATTGCTCACTCACGCTATCAGAAAGTAAAAAGCCCCGGGTAATCCCGGGGCTCTGTTGGG
This genomic window from Terriglobus albidus contains:
- a CDS encoding YtxH domain-containing protein is translated as MNAKGIWIAFGIGVAAGATVALLYAPQSGERTRRQLRKGIDDAGDYLEDAADYLKGRADKVAKESQKLYKRTRSQVEDAIDTAGDAVNAAVKSVQTLM
- a CDS encoding cupin domain-containing protein, whose product is MNRREFGTLLPALLAGLTITETAEAADLKELVSGGYKRGALKPTPQAGRTSGPILSQGLLKAGNIRLESHFTSIEPGSEHEAVGTHLHSEIWLITEGTLELNINGTPHLLNAGDVGLCVAGDRHYVANAGKTRVSYFVVTVGPPE